In Aestuariibaculum lutulentum, one DNA window encodes the following:
- a CDS encoding toxin-antitoxin system YwqK family antitoxin has product MKKFILSLAFLVTVVSFGQQKRDLKLNKDTNLIEVTYYHDNGVVAQTGFYTTDGKLQGEWLSYNEEGKKTVSGNYDNGKKVGKWFYYTGETIKEVDYNANEIASLKETNVKNDKGL; this is encoded by the coding sequence ATGAAGAAGTTTATTTTATCTCTGGCCTTTTTAGTTACTGTGGTTTCTTTTGGACAACAAAAAAGAGACTTAAAGCTTAATAAAGATACTAATTTAATTGAGGTAACTTACTATCATGACAATGGAGTGGTAGCCCAAACAGGGTTTTACACTACAGATGGTAAATTACAAGGTGAATGGTTAAGCTACAACGAAGAAGGTAAGAAAACGGTTTCTGGTAATTATGATAATGGGAAAAAAGTCGGCAAATGGTTTTACTATACTGGTGAAACTATAAAAGAAGTAGATTACAACGCTAATGAAATAGCAAGTTTAAAAGAAACAAACGTGAAGAACGATAAGGGTCTTTAA